The genomic window AAAGCGAGATAGTGAAGGTGATAAAGTAAAAGAATCGTTGTATAATGATTTCTATTTATTTGGTAATTTTATATCGATTACAATTGCCATTTTGTACTCGTATTTGTATCATAAAATAATCCATTAACGTATTTGTATTACATGAATTATAATTTTTCCTCCCATACAATCCTAGAAGATGACTTCGTTTTACTTCGACCCTTACAGGAATCTGACGTTGAAAATTTATTAGGATTCGCTATGAACGAACCCGAAACCTGGAAATATTCATTAGTTCCGGTAAACGGAAAAGAAAGTCTAACGAATTATATTCAAACCGCTCTCAAAAATAGAGAAAACAAAACCGAATTTCCTTTTATAGTTTTTGATAAGAAATCAGGGAAATATGCTGGAAGTACTCGTTTTTACGATATTCAATTACCGTTCAAAACATTACAATTAGGCTACACTTGGTACGGAAAAGATTTTCGGGGAACAGGATTAAACAAACATTGTAAATTCCTGCTTTTGCAATTCGCTTTCGAAATCCTTGGAATGGAACGTGTGGAATTTCGAGCCGATAATAACAACGAACGAAGTATTGCTGCAATGAAAAGCATTGGCTGTAAAGTAGAAGGTGTTTTTCGCAGTCACATGCCTGTGTTTTTAGGCGAAGAAAAAAGACGAGACAGTATTATTTTGAGTATTCTTCGTGAAGAATGGTTCAGCGAAGTGAAGGAAAATCTAAAATCTAAATTATAATCTAACTGTTATTATGGGGACTTTTGTTATCAGTAAAAGATTTGATGATCGTTACAAATTTGTATTTACCTCTCGAAAAGGGAAAACGATTTTCACCAGTCCTTCTATGGAACTCAAGATGGAATGCGAAGATAGTATCGAAGCCATAAAGGTCAATATCGAAAAATACACTTACGTAAAATCCAGAGCAGCCAATGGGAAATATTTTTTTAAAATGATGATGGAAGAAACCTTAATCGCCACCAGCCGAAAATATACCACACCTCTATTGCTTGAAAAAGGGATTGACGAAATCATTCGAACTGCTGTAAAATCAGATGTTTTAGATTTTACGATGAATGAATTTGTGTTTGTGGATTAAGAAATAGTCAATGTAAATTGCATTTTGGAATTCAAAATGGGGCGAAAAACAAAAAGTAGAACAGATAAAAACAGTTTAGAATTCAGCAAACATTTTTGACCACATTGCCTCAATAAATTACTGTTTCTTGTAAATGCTATAGATTGTGTTTCTAGTTTTTTCGTCTAAAACAGCGTTAACTTCTGTTTGGATATAATGCAGTTTAAAGGCAGTAATTGCAGAAGAAAGATTTTTTGTGTTGTATCCAATAATGCGCAGCCCTTGTTCAGCATTAAAATCAGCAGGAGCGGGTTCTAAAAATTCATCAGGCCATAATCCAAAGCCATTAATAGCTAATAACTTCCATGGAAAAAGCGGGCTAGGGTCTTTTTTTCGAGTAGGAGCAATATCAGAATGGGCAATTATGTTTTGAGTTGGTATGTTGTAATCTTTTTTCAATTTAGTTAAAAGCGCTAATAGACTGATGATTTGTTTGTCCGAAAAAGGTTCACTTCCGTTATTGTCTAATTCAATTCCTATGGAAGCCGAATTAATATCGGTATTTTTTCCCCAGATTGAATTTCCTGCATGCCAAGCTCTTAGATAATCATTTACCATTTGAACAACCCTGCCATCGTCAGAAATAATGTAATGTGCGCTAACTTGAGAGGCTGTTTTAGTAAAGGTTTTTAAGGTTTGTGCTAATGAATCTTGAGCTGTATGGTGAAGTATGATAAAATTAGGTTTTCTTAAATTAAAATTTACAGTGCTAATCCATTCGCTGGTTATTCCGTTAGGCAAAAGAATTGGTTTTTTGATTGATAAGGTATCTTTATAAAGAGCTAATGGATCAAAAGTTGCTGGTTCTACAGGTGGAGGAGGAGGTAACTCGGTTATGGTTGTGCTATCGGTTGCTAACTTTGCAGGTTCCATTTTCGAAATGGTTTCGGTATAATTGTGAAGTTGTTCTTTATACGATTTTTCACTTTTTTTATACGGATTTGTCGAGCATGAAGAGATAACAGCGATTAAAGTCAGAAAATAAAGAGAATTGAATAGGTGTTTTTTTAAGTTATTCATAGTAGTGTATTAGAAAAATAATTAGTCTTGTTTTTCTTTTTCTTTAGACTTATCTTTTGATTTCGATTTTTCTTTTGTTTTCTTCTGTGTTTTTCGATTTTCTTTAAAGATAATGTATTTTTCTTTTTGGTCTTTATTTAAAAATTGATTTATTTTTTGATCCGTAGTTTCAGCAAGTGCCTTGAAATTATTCATTTGCTCCTCTTGTGGATATTCTTGTTTCATCAGTACGCCTTGTGCTTTTAGGCTTTCTTTAATGACATTAGTTATTGCTATGACCTGAAGTTCATCTAGATTAAGAGCTGGTTTCATGTCTTCCACTATTTTGGCAGCAGTAACCTCTACTGGGATTTCTTTTGGCTTTTCGGGTTGCGACTGATTCATAGTACTACCCATTTGGTTCATTCCACCACCATAGCCACCATAGCCATTTCCTCCATAACCACCACCGTAACCGTTTCCATATTGTGCTGAAACATTCGTTATAGATAATAATATAAAAGTTAATGTTGTTGTAAGTAATTTAAGTGAAGTTTTCATAGTAATAATTTTAAACGGGTTCAGCGTATAAATCAAATTCGGTGGCATCGGTAATTTTTACCATAACAAATTCACCTGTTTTTACGTAATGTTTTGAAGCATCAATTAGTACTTCATTGTCCACATCAGGGCTGTCAAATTCGGTTCTTCCTATAAAATGAGCTCCTTCTTTTCGATCAATAATACAACGGAAGGTTTTTCCAATTTTTTCTTGGTTCAAATCCCATGAAATTTGTGATTGCAATTCCATTATTTCATTGGCACGATTTTGTTTGACATCAGCAGGGACATCATCAACTAATTCAAAAGCAGTAGTGTTTTCTTCGTGTGAATAAGCAAAACAACCTAAACGCTCGAACTTCATTTCCTGAACCCAATCTCTCATGATTTCAAAATCTTCTTGAGTTTCGCCAGGATAACCAACAATCAAAGTAGTCCTGATAGTCATTCCGGGAACAGCTTCACGGAATTCTTTCAATAATTTGGTTGTTTTTTCCTTCGTCGTTCCACGTTTCATCGATTTCAAAATAGGATCTGAAATGTGTTGCAACGGAATATCAATATAATTACAAATCTTTGGTTCACGTTTCATGATTTCCAAAACATCCATCGGAAAACCAGAAGGGAAGGCATAGTGCAAACGAATCCATTCGATTCCTTCTACTTTTACCAAGGCTTCTAATAACTCGCCAAGATTCCGTTTTTTGTAAATATCCAATCCGTAATAGGTCAAATCCTGCGCTATCAAAATTAATTCTTTGACTCCATTTTTTGCTAAACCTTCCGCTTCTTTCACTAGTTTTTCAATGGTTTGCGAAACGTGTTTGCCACGCATTAATGGAATGGCGCAAAAGCTACATGGTCTATCACAACCTTCGGCAATTTTTAGATAGGCATAATTTTTTGGAGTCGTAGTCAGACGCTCTCCTAATAACTCGTGTTTATAATCGGCTCCCAAAGCTTTTAATAATCCAGGTAATTCGGTGGTTCCGAAATACTGATCTACATTTGGGATTTCTTTCTCTAAATCAGGTCTGTAACGTTCAGATAGACATCCTGTTACAAATACTTTGTCAACAATTCCTCGTTCTTTTTTGTCAGCATATTCCAAAATCATATTTACTGATTCTGCTTTTGCATTATCAATAAATCCGCATGTATTAATTACTACAATATTTCCTTCTTCTTCATGTACAACTTCTTTTCCACTGGCTTTTAGTTGCCCCATCAATACTTCGCTATCGTACACGTTTTTTGAACACCCAAGAGTGATCACATTTATTTTATTCTTTTTTAAAGACTTGGTTCTCATATATTTAGAATCCCGATAATTTGGGAATTTTGCAAAATTACGATTTTTATTTTTAGGAGCATAAATCTTTGTTTTTTTAAAGGCTTTTTGTTGGTAAATACGTTGTTTTTTGGAATATTTGTCTATAAAAAAAACCATTTCAAATAACTGAAATGGTTTAGTGTTAAGATTAAAAAATAAACAGATTAGATATTATAATTCAAAAGTTAAAGTTGCAACGGCATTATTGTTTTTGGTAGTGGTTTTTGCTCCATCTGTAAATCCTTGGTTGAAAAAGCTTTGCTGTGAAGTTCTTTCTCCATACACATAAGCAAAATCTAACCTACAAGCACCAAAGTTGTATCCTAATCCGGCAGAATAACTATTAAAATCACCAATAGTTAGAGAATTTTTATAAGGACTTTCTTCAAATCTGTAACCTCCTCTAATGCTTAATGCTTTTATTTTATATTCAGCTCCGATTCTTAATTCGCCTGTAGAAGCTAGGGTATTACTCATTTGATTGTTTATATCTCGGAAATAGCTATCACTTTCAGGTTTGAACTTTGTGTTGCTGTAATTCTTTAAAGTATAATCAATGCTTATCAAACCTGTTTTTCCAAAAACATAGCCAAAACTCAAAGTTACCTTTTCTGGAGTTTGTAATTTGTAAGGTGCATAATAATTAATAACGTTAGGGTTTACAACATCTGCGGGTAACTCTCCAGATATGTTTTTGCTTACAGCTGTTAGGCTTTGTGAGAACTCATCAGTTAATCGAAACCAAGTAGGTGATTCGTAAGCTAATCCTAAACGAACTTCATTGGTTACTTTTGCAATGGCTCCTAATTGAAATGAAAATCCTGATCCATAAGTGTATAAATTATTATTGAATCTCAATTCTCTAACAGTGTAATCATTGCTTAAAGTGTTGGTGTTGCTTTCATAAAAGCTACTCGATTTGGTAAAGTCAACAAAGTGTGAATTCAAATTTAAACCAATATAAAGTTTGTCTTTATAAGATGTTGCTGCATTGAAGGATAATTTTCCATTATAACCGTTAGTGTATATATTGTTTTCTTGGTAATAATTTCCTCCTTGGGTAACATTTGATACGTACGGAGAGTTATTGTTGGTATCATCAATTGCATTAATTATATAGCCTTGGTATCCCATCATCGCTTGTTGAGCAGCAAAACCAGTCATATTTGGATATTGTCCATTAGGTAAACTATTGCCTAAAAATGAATATAAATCTGGAATGGATTCACCTGTATTAGTATTTACATATTCTTGTGGAACCGGAGCACCACCATTTCCAAAATTAGCATAGCTTAAAAAATAGCCATCAATTGAATTGTATTCATTTATACCAGCCGAAAAAACTGAATTGTCAAAGTTGTTTGTTTTTTCGTAGTTAATAGAAATTGAGAATTTTTTCCAGTTGCTATTAGTGTCGTGGTTTTTAAATATGAATACACCACCTGTTTGGTTCATATCAAATGAGTTTTCTTTTGATGATGTGTTAGTATTAAAATAATTAGAATTGTTTTTATTATTAAAATTACTCAAAGTCAATGTGACTTGATTGTTAGAAAATACCGCAGATCCTGCAGGATTTACATTAATGGAAGATAAGTCTCCTCCAAGAGCGCCGAAAGCACCACCCAAAGCCCTAAAACGAGCTGTTCCAGTTAAATTGTCTTGTGAATAGCGAACTGCATCCGCAATTTCTTGTGATTGAGCAGTACTAAAAGTAAGACTAGTTAGTAAAAAAAGCAGGTATTTTTTCATCTTTTTTAGTTCAGTTAAGTTTTGTAAAATCATGAAAGATTATCTTCTTCCTCCTCCACCAGAAGATCTTCCACCGCTACTACTACCACCTCCGTAAGATCCACCACCAGAGTTTCCAGAAGATCTTGTGTTATTGTATGTAGGGCTACTGTAGGTATTAGTGTTGGTACTGGTACTGGTATTTGAAGGAGTGTAGTTTTGGGTTCTAGTGTTGTTTGTTGTGTTACTGCTTCTTCTTGATGTTTGAGTTGAATTGTTTTGAGATTGCGAATAATCTCTATTCATAAAACTAGAGCTGTTTCTGGTTGTGTTGATAGCGGCGTTTCTAGTGTTAGAATTTCTGGTATTATTGTAATAATTGTTATTGTCGTTTGAATATCTATTACTACTTTGAGGTGAGGAATATCTGGTACTATTTAGATTGTTAGAAGAAGAGCCTCTTCTGCCTGGATTGTATGTATAATTATTGCTGTATCCATAAGAAGGGTATCCCCATCCCCAACCATAATTCGGAAATCCCCATCCGTAATTTGGAAATCCCCATCCCCAATCATAACCAAATCCATAATAAGGATTACCCCATCCCCAGTAGTCGTATCCAAAACCAAAGTAAGGATTACCCCATCCTCCACCAAATCCTCCCCAACCAAATCCTCCAAATCCCATATTCCAGTTCCAAGGATCATTGTATAGGTTAATTGATGTTCTAGTTGGTTGGCTATCCCAGTCTAATGTGTTAGAATTTGCAATTCTGATAGTATCGCCTGAAGGGTTGTTTTCTTCTTGTAGAGAACTAAAATATTCTTGGTAAGCAATGCTTGATGTGCTTGGTTTTGCTTTAGCAGTATTTCCATAGATGCCGTCACTATCATAATAAGAACTATTTTGATATGAGCCACAGGATGTCATAAGAATACTCAAAAATCCAATTAATGAGTAAACTACGGCATTTCGGTGTGAAAAAATATTTGTTTTCATAATCAATGGGATTTTTTATTGTTGCACAATACAAAAATAGTTAGTTTTGCCGAACTATTTAGTTAAAATAATTAAAACAAAATTTGTGCCAAACTATTCAATATGAGCAAGAACCTTACTACACGAGCAGAAGACTATTCAAAATGGTATAATGAGCTGGTTGTAAAAGCCGATTTGGCTGAAAATTCAGGAGTTAGAGGCTGTATGGTTATCAAACCTTATGGTTATGCAATTTGGGAAAAAATGCAAGCAGAATTAGATAAAATGTTCAAAGAAACTGGGCATCAAAATGCTTACTTTCCTTTGTTTGTTCCTAAAAGTATGTTTGAAGCCGAGGAAAAAAATGCAGAAGGTTTTGCTAAAGAATGTGCTATCGTAACGCATTACAGATTAAAAAATGATCCTGATAACGCAGGTAAATTAATAGTTGACCCTAATGCAAAGTTAGAAGAAGAATTAATAGTTCGTCCTACTAGTGAAGCCATTATTTGGTCAACTTATAAAGGATGGGTTCAATCCTATAGAGATTTACCTTTATTAATTAACCAATGGGCAAATGTTGTGCGTTGGGAAATGAGAACGAGATTGTTCTTGAGAACAGCAGAGTTTTTATGGCAAGAAGGGCATACAGCTCACGCTACAAAAAAGGAAGCTATTGAAGAGTCAGAAAAAATGATGAATGTTTATGCTGATTTTGCTGAAAATTTTATGGCAATTCCAGTTATAAAGGGATTAAAAACAGAAACAGAACGTTTTGCAGGTGCAGAGGAAACCTATTGTATTGAGGCTTTGATGCAAGATGGAAAAGCTTTGCAAGCGGGAACATCACACTTTTTAGGGCAAAACTTTGCAAAAGCTTTTGATGTGAAATTTGCCAATGCCGAAGGTAAACAAGAACATGTTTGGGGAACTTCATGGGGTGTTTCAACCCGATTGATGGGAGCATTAGTAATGACGCATTCTGATGATCAAGGATTGGTATTGCCTCCGAGTTTAGCACCGATTCAAGTAGTAATTGTTCCTATATATAAGAATGATGAGCAACTAGAAGCGATTTCAAATGAAGTAGATGTTTTGGTAAAAGCATTCAAGAAATTAAACATATCTGTTAAATACGATAATAGAACGACTCAAAAACCGGGATTCAAATTTGCAGAATGGGAATTAAAAGGAGTGCCTGTTCGAATAGCAGTAGGTCCAAAAGATTTAGAAAATGGAACTTTTGAAGTAGCGAGAAGAGATATTTTGACTAAAGAAGTGGTTTCTAAAGACGGAATTGTGACTTATATTAGCGATTTATTGGAGCAAATTCAAAAAGATTTGTTTCAAAAAGCGTTAGATTATAGAAATTCTCACATAACTGAAGTGAATAGTTTTGAAGAGTTTAAAACGGTTTTGAATGGTGAAGGAGGTTTTGTATCAGCACATTGGGATGGTACTGCAGAGACTGAAGAGAAGATTAAAGAATTGACAAAAGCAACCATAAGATGTATCCCTTTAAATAGGGTAGAAGAAGTGGGAAGCTGTGTGTTTACAGGGAATCCTTCCTCTGGAAGGGTCTTGTTTGCGAAGGCTTATTAAAAAAAATAAAAAAAAATATGCTGGGCTATTGCGAAAATAGAAAATAGTTGTATTTTTGCATCCGCAATAGAGAAGCAGGGTCCGTTCGTCTATCGGTTAGGACGCCAGGTTTTCATCCTGGTAAGGGGGGTTCGATTCCCCCACGGACTACAAACTCATTTGAGTTCATAAAATAATTACTGCCTGGGAAGGCAAATGGTCCGTTCGTCTATCGGTTAGGACGCCAGGTTTTCATCCTGGTAAGGGGGGTTCGATTCCCCCACGGACTACAATTAGTTGTAAATAAGTTTTATAAAATAAAGATTGGTGTCTCGGTTTTTATTTTATTAGTTAAAACCAAAGTGATTGTAATAATAAAAAATACAATTGTGGGAGGTTTTTCTTTTTTAACTGATAGTTTATAAATAATTATTACAATTAAAATTAAAAGAAAATGGCAAATCATAAGTCAGCTTTAAAAAGAATTAGAAGTAACGAGAAAAAAAGAGTATTAAACAGATACCAACACAAAACAACTCGTAACGCAATAAAAGCATTAAGAATCGCTACTGATAAAGCAGAAGCTACTTCAAAATTATCAACTGTAATTTCAATGATTGATAAGTTAGCTAAAAAGAATATCATTCATGATAACAAAGCTTCTAATTTAAAATCTAAATTAACAAAACACGTTGCTAAATTGTAATCATAACAATTTAATAAATATAAAAAAGTCCTGATTTTTCAGGACTTTTTTTATTATATAACAAATTTGGTTTTAACATATTCGAGCATTTCTTTAGAAATTGGTTTTGGTAAAAAATCCAATACCATAGCATAATTTTTAGATTTTTCTAGATCATCTGGATCAATGGTCGAGGAGAGGATGATTATTTTTGTAGAGTTGTATGTGTCGTATTCTTGAGTACTAAAACTGTCCAAGAATTCCCAGCCTCCCATTATAGGCATATTCAAATCTAATAGAATTAATTGAGGTTGTTTCGATTCGTTGTTCTCTTTTAGGTTT from Flavobacterium eburneipallidum includes these protein-coding regions:
- a CDS encoding GNAT family N-acetyltransferase; protein product: MNYNFSSHTILEDDFVLLRPLQESDVENLLGFAMNEPETWKYSLVPVNGKESLTNYIQTALKNRENKTEFPFIVFDKKSGKYAGSTRFYDIQLPFKTLQLGYTWYGKDFRGTGLNKHCKFLLLQFAFEILGMERVEFRADNNNERSIAAMKSIGCKVEGVFRSHMPVFLGEEKRRDSIILSILREEWFSEVKENLKSKL
- a CDS encoding DUF1508 domain-containing protein, whose amino-acid sequence is MGTFVISKRFDDRYKFVFTSRKGKTIFTSPSMELKMECEDSIEAIKVNIEKYTYVKSRAANGKYFFKMMMEETLIATSRKYTTPLLLEKGIDEIIRTAVKSDVLDFTMNEFVFVD
- a CDS encoding N-acetylmuramoyl-L-alanine amidase; protein product: MNNLKKHLFNSLYFLTLIAVISSCSTNPYKKSEKSYKEQLHNYTETISKMEPAKLATDSTTITELPPPPPVEPATFDPLALYKDTLSIKKPILLPNGITSEWISTVNFNLRKPNFIILHHTAQDSLAQTLKTFTKTASQVSAHYIISDDGRVVQMVNDYLRAWHAGNSIWGKNTDINSASIGIELDNNGSEPFSDKQIISLLALLTKLKKDYNIPTQNIIAHSDIAPTRKKDPSPLFPWKLLAINGFGLWPDEFLEPAPADFNAEQGLRIIGYNTKNLSSAITAFKLHYIQTEVNAVLDEKTRNTIYSIYKKQ
- the rimO gene encoding 30S ribosomal protein S12 methylthiotransferase RimO; this encodes MRTKSLKKNKINVITLGCSKNVYDSEVLMGQLKASGKEVVHEEEGNIVVINTCGFIDNAKAESVNMILEYADKKERGIVDKVFVTGCLSERYRPDLEKEIPNVDQYFGTTELPGLLKALGADYKHELLGERLTTTPKNYAYLKIAEGCDRPCSFCAIPLMRGKHVSQTIEKLVKEAEGLAKNGVKELILIAQDLTYYGLDIYKKRNLGELLEALVKVEGIEWIRLHYAFPSGFPMDVLEIMKREPKICNYIDIPLQHISDPILKSMKRGTTKEKTTKLLKEFREAVPGMTIRTTLIVGYPGETQEDFEIMRDWVQEMKFERLGCFAYSHEENTTAFELVDDVPADVKQNRANEIMELQSQISWDLNQEKIGKTFRCIIDRKEGAHFIGRTEFDSPDVDNEVLIDASKHYVKTGEFVMVKITDATEFDLYAEPV
- a CDS encoding OmpP1/FadL family transporter; translation: MKKYLLFLLTSLTFSTAQSQEIADAVRYSQDNLTGTARFRALGGAFGALGGDLSSINVNPAGSAVFSNNQVTLTLSNFNNKNNSNYFNTNTSSKENSFDMNQTGGVFIFKNHDTNSNWKKFSISINYEKTNNFDNSVFSAGINEYNSIDGYFLSYANFGNGGAPVPQEYVNTNTGESIPDLYSFLGNSLPNGQYPNMTGFAAQQAMMGYQGYIINAIDDTNNNSPYVSNVTQGGNYYQENNIYTNGYNGKLSFNAATSYKDKLYIGLNLNSHFVDFTKSSSFYESNTNTLSNDYTVRELRFNNNLYTYGSGFSFQLGAIAKVTNEVRLGLAYESPTWFRLTDEFSQSLTAVSKNISGELPADVVNPNVINYYAPYKLQTPEKVTLSFGYVFGKTGLISIDYTLKNYSNTKFKPESDSYFRDINNQMSNTLASTGELRIGAEYKIKALSIRGGYRFEESPYKNSLTIGDFNSYSAGLGYNFGACRLDFAYVYGERTSQQSFFNQGFTDGAKTTTKNNNAVATLTFEL
- the proS gene encoding proline--tRNA ligase codes for the protein MSKNLTTRAEDYSKWYNELVVKADLAENSGVRGCMVIKPYGYAIWEKMQAELDKMFKETGHQNAYFPLFVPKSMFEAEEKNAEGFAKECAIVTHYRLKNDPDNAGKLIVDPNAKLEEELIVRPTSEAIIWSTYKGWVQSYRDLPLLINQWANVVRWEMRTRLFLRTAEFLWQEGHTAHATKKEAIEESEKMMNVYADFAENFMAIPVIKGLKTETERFAGAEETYCIEALMQDGKALQAGTSHFLGQNFAKAFDVKFANAEGKQEHVWGTSWGVSTRLMGALVMTHSDDQGLVLPPSLAPIQVVIVPIYKNDEQLEAISNEVDVLVKAFKKLNISVKYDNRTTQKPGFKFAEWELKGVPVRIAVGPKDLENGTFEVARRDILTKEVVSKDGIVTYISDLLEQIQKDLFQKALDYRNSHITEVNSFEEFKTVLNGEGGFVSAHWDGTAETEEKIKELTKATIRCIPLNRVEEVGSCVFTGNPSSGRVLFAKAY
- the rpsT gene encoding 30S ribosomal protein S20, yielding MANHKSALKRIRSNEKKRVLNRYQHKTTRNAIKALRIATDKAEATSKLSTVISMIDKLAKKNIIHDNKASNLKSKLTKHVAKL
- a CDS encoding response regulator, which translates into the protein MLDTVLCIDDDPIALMLCKMVISKTMFSNEIITAKNGLEGLNYFKNLKENNESKQPQLILLDLNMPIMGGWEFLDSFSTQEYDTYNSTKIIILSSTIDPDDLEKSKNYAMVLDFLPKPISKEMLEYVKTKFVI